The following proteins are encoded in a genomic region of Thunnus maccoyii chromosome 8, fThuMac1.1, whole genome shotgun sequence:
- the LOC121901917 gene encoding non-histone chromosomal protein HMG-14A-like, translated as MPKRKSQGTEGGEKEEPQRRSARLSAKPAPPKPEPKVKKAAKKEKAVNDKKEDKKTKKAKENAEAEANEENHSENGEAKTNEVEAAPEEAKEEAKSE; from the exons ATGCCCAAGAGAAAG tcacagggaacagaaggaggagaaaaggaggag CCCCAGAGGAGATCAGCTCGGTTATCAGCG aAACCGGCCCCACCCAAGCCGGAACCAAAGGTCAAGAAGGCAGCAAAG aaagaaaaggCTGTGAACGATAAGAAGGAGGACAAGAAGACCAAGAAGGCAAAGGAGAACGCCGAGGCAGAGGCGAACGAGGAAAACCACTCTGAGAACGGAGAGGCCAAGACCAACGAG GTGGAGGCAGCCCCCGAGGAGGCCAAGGAGGAGGCCAAGTCCGAGTAG
- the LOC121901292 gene encoding proteoglycan 4, whose protein sequence is MSENKSSQRFHSLNAEQVEVLHQVLSDVVPIHGRGNFPTLELRPHDIIIAVRARLQKQGITVRDVRLNGSTASHVLVRDNGTSYKDLDIIFGVELPSQEEFQVIKESVLGCLLDCLPAGVNRERISSATMKEAYVQKMVKVFNEHDRWSLISLSNNSGKNLELKFVSALRRQFEFSVDSFQIILDRLLESYMQQESQHKKNTVDLKDQPAGNQSKDSPSLLKQATAAETEMSTGRDSSSLGAELSQAEQREGVHKKEPQTELSQQTQHSNQTKHSTAESDNKDKTQTEIEEHRENFNETNLSDQTSLNLLSGEKQTSEKAEPSTQIELKHEPEVLDTTTCSTKVEQSEQIEPCDGKKPANQTKPLVEQKEPIEPMGQTELPKTSNPTQTESLNLAEDSHSKEHSDKTDLSKCLSEDQRINEKDKTQLMSSPDSGASAHAKIENQLSDESKVETETGEQIQAERKIDTEISQMTEESLASEAKHTEDTQGIDSFCSTSSISLTLHNTQPTGTQDKLEVHSTLHTDNSEKSPHILDAVNPPDTQDILPAPPSLVSDKKTSSPPSCKASDRLSHMVVLKHSSPKPPRRMCRKVTPNPYPSAVSESDPAAASCLDPNPCLSPEPDIAFDPKPNVKTCPIKPTSLDPTPTIISTKTNPGPEPNPSTNLASNLDLTSAPDPAPDIMSTTAVDPTSALPQEPSACQLVTEVSCETTIQSLKETPPVALDQQSQSSPRETASPPKQSEPPDSLDTLVLHSDTSSSNTQEPAHTSETGLSDEDDNRGFRTKMMDQSNSSPQETTLSSPPSSDCVTPPISCITPPVLSLSPPCFTPSPPSLSPPPCLTTPSHSLSSPMLSTVNPTTSFGSPPLSFSPTSSCLSSPPYLTPPMLSLSPPPLCLTPPSPSLSPPLLCLTPPVESEDLVPQVSSDIEPLILNTDGEEHIKEPSPQQGVPLLQLEDKKEQDYISSLPRVAEPVSFPITIPSSTSHVLPHHQSDGPGESAPPKADEASSSMSENKEAHTVTADMPEQSNAPRASGSVPAVEVLAESMYGDFEAAMDHLRYRLIATRNPEEIRGGGLLKYSNLLVRDYRPASETQIKTLERYMCSRFFIDFPDVQEQQRKILSYLKNHFIGEERSKYQYLMTLRRVVDDSTVCLMGHERRQTLNMITVLALKVLGEQNIIPNTDHVTCFYQPAPYLAEHSAPYITEPSYCSYYIPQGGSTLLYQPYPLHLHTQTGLV, encoded by the exons ATGTCTGAAAACAAATCCAGTCAGCGGTTCCACAGCCTGAATGCTGAGCAGGTGGAAGTTCTCCATCAGGTTCTGTCGGACGTAGTTCCGATCCACGGCCGGGGGAACTTCCCCACACTGGAGCTTCGTcctcatgacatcatcatagCTGTACGGGCCAGACTGCAGAAGCAGGGAATCACAGTAAGAGATGTCCGTCTGAACGGCTCAACAGCCAGCCACGTCCTAGTCCGAGACAACGGAACCAGCTACAAGGACCTGGACATCATCTTTGGAGTGGAGTTGCCCAGTCAGGAGGAGTTCCAG GTGATCAAAGAGTCAGTGCTGGGCTGCTTGCTGGACTGCCTACCAGCTGGGGTCAACAGAGAGAGAATCAGCAGTGCCACAATGAAGGAGGCCTACGTCCAGAAGATGGTCAAGGTCTTCAATGAACACGACCGCTGGAGCCTCATCTCCCTCTCAAACAACAGCGGCAAAAATCTGGAGCTCAAGTTTGTGAGCGCACTGAGGCGGCAGTTTGAGTTCAGCGTTGACTCCTTTCAGATCATTCTGGATCGTCTGCTTGAGTCCTACATGCAGCAGGAGTCACAGCACAAAAAGAATACTGTTGATCTCAAGGACCAGCCCGCAGGGAATCAGAGTAAAgattctccctctctgcttaaACAGGCCactgctgcagaaacagaaatgtcCACTGGTAGGGACTCATCCAGTTTAGGGGCTGAGCTCAGccaggcagagcagagagaaggtGTGCATAAAAAGGAACCCCAGACTGAACTCTCACAACAAACTCAACATTCAAACCAGACAAAACACTCCACAGCAGAATCAGACAACAAggacaaaacacagacagagattgaagaacacagagaaaactTCAATGAGACGAACCTCTCTGACCAGACTTCTCTAAACCTGTTGTCAGGAGAGAAACAAACCTCAGAGAAAGCTGAACCGTCAACTCAGATTGAACTCAAACATGAGCCAGAGGTCTTGGACACGACCACATGCTCAACAAAGGTAGAGCAGTCAGAGCAAATCGAGCCCTGTGATGGTAAAAAGCCAGCAAATCAAACAAAACCCCTTGTTGAACAGAAAGAACCCATTGAGCCGATGGGACAGACTGAGTTGCCAAAAACCTCAAACCCAACCCAAACAGAGTCCCTAAACCTGGCAGAAGACTCCCATAGTAAAGAGcactctgacaaaacagacCTCTCTAAGTGTTTGAGTGAGGATCAGAGGATcaatgaaaaagataaaacacaactAATGTCCTCTCCAGACAGTGGCGCATCTGCTCATGCAAAGATAGAGAACCAGTTGTCAGATGAAAGCAAAGTAGAAACGGAGACAGGGGAGCAGATACAAGCAGAGAGGAAGATTGACACAGAAATAAGTCAAATGACAGAAGAGAGTTTAGCATCAGaagcaaaacacacagaggacacacaGGGTATTGATTCTTTCTGCTCCACCTCTTCCATATCTCTCACACTTCACAACACACAGCCTACTGGCACCCAGGATAAACTGGAGGTTCACAGCACACTACATACAGATAACTCAGAAAAATCGCCTCACATACTTGATGCCGTTAACCCTCCAGATACTCAGGACATTTTACCTGCACCACCCAGCCTTGTTTCTGACAAAAAGACCTCCAGTCCTCCTTCTTGTAAGGCCTCAGATAGACTTTCCCATATGGTGGTGCTCAAACACTCCTCTCCTAAACCCCCTCGGAGGATGTGTAGGAAGGTTACCCCCAATCCTTACCCTAGTGCAGTGTCTGAAAGTGATCCTGCCGCAGCTTCCTGTCTAGATCCAAATCCCTGTCTTAGCCCTGAACCTGATATAGCCTTTGACCCAAAGCCAAATGTTAAGACCTGTCCCATTAAACCTACCAGTTTAGACCCTACACCAACTATCATCTCGACTAAAACAAACCCTGGGCCTGAACCCAACCCCTCCACTAACCTTGCGTCAAACCTAGACCTTACCTCAGCTCCCGATCCAGCCCCTGATATAATGTCCACCACTGCTGTGGATCCCACATCTGCTTTACCTCAAGAGCCATCAGCCTGTCAGTTAGTCACAGAGGTTTCATGCGAGACAACTATTCAGAGCCTGAAAGAGACACCACCTGTGGCTTTGGATCAGCAAAGCCAGTCCTCCCCTAGAGAAACTGCCTCTCCACCCAAACAATCAGAGCCTCCTGACTCTCTGGACACATTAGTTTTACACTCTGATACATCCAGCTCAAACACCCAAGAACCCGCACATACCTCAGAAACTGGGCtcagtgatgaagatgataaCAGAGGATTTCGGACCAAAATGATGGATCAGTCAAACAGCAGCCCACAAGAGACCACACTCAGTTCACCTCCCTCTTCCGACTGTGTCACCCCTCCCATTTCCTGTATAACCCCTCCCGTACTTAGTCTCTCCCCTCCTTGCTTCACTCCCTCACCCCCCAGCCTCAGCCCTCCCCCATGTCTGACCACTCCCTCTCACAGCCTCTCATCTCCAATGCTGAGCACTGTCAACCCAACTACCAGCTTTGGCTCTCCACCCTTGAGTTTCAGCCCTACCTCGTCCTGCCTCAGCTCACCCCCTTATCTCACCCCTCCTATGCTTAGCCTcagccctcctcctctgtgtcttaCCCCCCCTTCCCCCAGCCTCAGCCCTCCCCTCCTCTGCCTCACTCCACCAGTGGAGTCAGAGGATCTCGTACCTCAGGTATCTTCAGACATAGAGCCTTTGATACTTAACACAGACGGCGAGGAACACATTAAAGAGCCCTCCCCTCAGCAAGGAGTTCCTCTCCTACAGTTGGAGGATAAAAAGGAACAAGATTATATCTCATCGTTGCCTCGGGTTGCAGAGCCTGTCTCTTTTCCAATCACAATCCCGAGCTCCACCTCACATGTGCTGCCTCACCATCAGTCTGACGGCCCAGGGGAATCTGCCCCTCCAAAAGCCGATGAGGCATCCAGCTCCATGTCTGAGAACAAAGAGGCCCACACAGTAACTGCAGACATGCCTGAACAGAGCAACGCTCCTCGGGCATCTGGCTCTGTCCCTGCCGTTGAGGTCCTGGCAGAGAGCATGTACGGCGACTTTGAGGCAGCAATGGACCACCTGCGCTATCGCCTAATTGCTACAAGGAACCCTGAAGAGATTCGAGGTGGCGGCTTGTTGAAATACAGCAACCTGTTGGTCAGGGACTATCGACCAGCCAGTGAGACTCAGATAAAGACACTGGAGCGCTATATGTGCTCACGCTTTTTCATAGATTTCCCTGATGTGCaggagcaacagaggaagaTCCTGTCCTACTTGAAGAACCACTTCATCGGTGAGGAGAGAAGCAAGTACCAGTACCTGATGACGCTGCGTCGTGTGGTAGACGACAGCACAGTGTGTCTGATGGGACATGAGAGGCGTCAGACACTTAACATGATCACAGTGCTGGCGCTGAAGGTTCTAGGAGAGCAGAACATTATCCCCAACACAGACCATGTGACATGCTTCTACCAGCCTGCCCCGTACCTTGCCGAGCACAGCGCCCCCTATATAACAGAGCCCAGCTACTGCAGCTACTACATACCCCAAGGGGGATCAACTCTCCTTTACCAACCGTACCCcttacacctgcacacacagactggactagtctaa